In the genome of Tautonia rosea, the window CTCGAACGCCCCTCGACCGACGCCCTTTCCTCCCTCGCTGCCCCCTGCGCAACCCTCCCCCACGCCGACCGCGTCGCCCTCCACGAGGCGATCGACCACCTCCCCGAACGCTACCGCCGCGTCATCATCCTCTGCGACCTCGAAGGCCACTCCCACGCCGAGGCCGCCGCCCGCCTCCGGTGCCTGATCGGCACCGTCAAGGGCCGCCAATCCCGCGCCCGGTCCCTCCTCGGCCGCCGCCTCACCCGACTCGGCCTTGCCCCCGCCTCCTTGCTCTCCGGCACGCTCCTCTCCCTCCCCACCCGCGCCTTCAGCGTCCCCCACACGCTCATCCACCGGACCTCCCGCACCGCCGCCACCTTCGCCCTCGGCAGTTCCCTCGCCCCCGGGACCGTCCCCGGCGTCGCCCTTTCCCTCGCCACAGGAGTCTTATCCAGCATGGCCACCCACCAGCTCAAATTCACCGCCCTCGTCGGCCTCCTCGCCCTTTGCCTCGGCTCCTCCGGCCTCGCGGCCCTGCGGCACGCGACCGACGACGGCCCTCGATCGGTAAACGCCCCCCGGTGCTCGGGGGCTCGGCTCCCGACGCTCCCGAGGATCTTCCCGACGCGATTCGCTCGCTGATCGGAGCGTGGGAATTCGTCTCGATCAACGATCATCACATCACCGAGGGCACGAGCCGTTTGGGGGTCGCGTTCGTGGGGCGCGTCCAGGGCGGATCGAAGGTGGTCCTCTCGGGCAGTTCGACCTTCATGCCGTTCGAGCTGGTCGATGGTGACAAGCGGGTGACCGCTAAAAATGCTCGGTGGGATCGCCACGTTGTCGTTGATCCCGACGCAACGCCCCTGACGTGGGATTACTGTTCTTTCGAACCCAAGACCGCCTCGGGCCCGATCTCGGAGGACTCCCTCATCATCGCGAACCGGGGGATCTGTCGCCTCGACAAAGAGACCTTGACCCTTCACGTCGCCTCTGCCAACTCCGCCCGGCCCGATGACTTCGATCGTGGGGGGGAGTCCACCACTCGCATCGTCCTCACCCGGCTTCGCAACGAGTCTCCGCGACGCTCGACGCCGAACGCGGGCGGGGTGGCTGATGTCGTCCCAACCCCGGCAGAACATGCGGAAGGCGACCGCCCCGACGGCCTGGATCGTCCCGCCCCTGGCGACCTCGACGCGGCGAAGGCTCCCCCACCCTTCGAAGGCGTGGCGGATCTTCGTGGGGAAATGGCGTCTTCAGTCGATCGAAGGCGATGTGCTCAACAAGGACATGGTCCCAAGGATCGACATCGGACCGATTCTCGACCTCGGTATGCCGAAGAACGGTCCGATCCCGGTGATGGTCGGTGTGCATCATGGGGCGGTTGGTCACGGGATCGGGCCATCCTTCCCCACGAGCGAATACCCGATCTATCTCGTCGATCCGACCGCGACCCCTCCCCGCATTGAACGGTCCACAAGGGAAGGCCGGGAATCCCTTCCCCGGTCCTGCGGCGTCTACCGGATCGAAGGCGATCGTCTCACACTCCAGTTCGTCGATCCTGACGCCCCCCATCCCTCCGGCTTCGAACGAACCGGCCCAGATTCGACCCGCTACATCTACCGCAGGATCAACTTCAGCGGGGTGCCTGGGGTCGTCCCGACCCCAGCGGAACGAGGGGAAGGCGACCGCTTTAACGATCAGGGCCAGGGCGCCAATCAATCCATCGACTCGCTTCTCGGCACCTGGGTGAGCACTCAAGAAAGTGATGGAGCCTATTTTGCTTTGGAGATTCTCCACCCCAATCCGTCCGAGCGGCTCGGCATCGATCAGGAGACGCATCAGCTCCTCTTCCGGTTAAGGATGCAAGCGAACGATCAAATCGTCGCCGAGAGTTTGATGAGTCAACTTGTTGCGACGTTGGACACCTCGGCTACGCCAACCCAGATCAACTGGTTTGATCCTGCCGATTCCGAGTCGATCGAGAACCATATACCATCGAGTGAGGGAATCTATCGACTCGAAGGAGACACGTTAACCATTCACATGAATGGTCACAATCGTGGCCGACCCACAAAATTCGAGGGAGAGTTGGAGCAAGGGTCTTCCTATCTCTGGGTTTTTCGACGATCTGAACTGGATCTGTTCTCACCCACGCTCAACCTTCACAAGCTTCGCAGGGAAGCGCTCACTCGGTCGAACACCCCTCGAAGCCCTACTGAATCACCCGCTCTCCAGACCACCGAAATCGACCAACGCCTCTCCGCCCTCGAAGCCAAGCTCGACCGCCTGCTCGAATTGCTCGAATCACCCGATCGCTGACGCGATACCACGCATCCTCCCCGGCTCGGGCCGAACATCCCTTGCCCCGCGCCGGGGCCGGGGTGGATGATGGAAGCGAATGGACCATCAGCGGACGGGGAGGGGCCGGTTCCGATGACGATTCACTTCGAGATCCCGTCGGAGATTGAAGATCAGGTGCGTTCGAGGGAAATCGACCTGAACGAGAAGGCTCGCGAGGCGTTGCTGGTCGAACTGTACCGCGAGGACCAGATCACCCACGGTCAACTCGGGCGGGCCCTTGGGCTTGATGCGTACGAGACCGACGGTGTTTTGAAACGGTATGGTGTGGGCCTCGATCTCACGGCCGAGGAGCTGCAAGAGGAGGCCCGTTCGCTTCGCCTCGCGAGACCGGAATGATCGTCGTCACCGACGCGACGCCCCTTCGCTACCTTGTGTTCATCGGCGAAGTCGGTGTGCTCCCCGCGTTGTTCGGGACCGTGTTCACCGTCCCCGAGGTGCTGGCCGAACTGGGGCGCTCGACCAGCGCTCCGCTCGAACCGGTCCGACGATGGGCCGCCGACCCTCCCGCATGGTTGCGGGTTCAGGCCCCGCTCAGGGTCGATGAATCCTTGCGTCGTCACCTGGATCCTGGCGAGGCGGAGGCGATCGCGTTGGCCCAGGAACTGGGAGCGGATCGAATCCTCCTCGACGAAACGCGAGGGCGACGCCTTGCCAAAGAACTCGCGGAGGCCGAGCGGATCGCCGGTCGGTCGTCCTGGCACGTCGCCGGGACCCTGGCCGTCCTCGAAGAAGCTGCCGTCCGGGGCCTGATCGAGATTGAGGCGGTCATCGACACCCTTCGGGGGACGAAATATCGCGCAACCGAGAGCATTTATCAGCAGATGATCGAGCGAGTTCGTGAACGGAAGAACGGTTGAACGTTGTGGGCTCCGCCGACTTGCCCGACACACCCTCTCCCGATCCGTTGCCCAACGCCCCGTGGTCTCGTACGATCATTGCAAAGGAGGTTCCCATGCCCCACGACGTGACGTACGAGCCGATCGGGCGCCTGATCGACGGCCTCGGCGGGGGGATCGAGACGACCCCCGAGATCTGCGGCGGCGAGCCGCGGATCGCCGGCACCCGGATCACCGTGCGGACCCTGGAGCAGTACCGCCGCCAGGGGATGACCGAGGCCCAGCTCCTCGACGCCT includes:
- a CDS encoding RNA polymerase sigma factor; translated protein: MPGNPRTAGIREFDRLFHQGTLLGRSEAELLDLFVCSRDEYAFEALVTRHGPMVLRTCCALLADPHDADDAFQATFLVLSRRAGSIRNAKLLGPWLHRVARRVCSRSLAESSRRSRLERPSTDALSSLAAPCATLPHADRVALHEAIDHLPERYRRVIILCDLEGHSHAEAAARLRCLIGTVKGRQSRARSLLGRRLTRLGLAPASLLSGTLLSLPTRAFSVPHTLIHRTSRTAATFALGSSLAPGTVPGVALSLATGVLSSMATHQLKFTALVGLLALCLGSSGLAALRHATDDGPRSVNAPRCSGARLPTLPRIFPTRFAR
- a CDS encoding UPF0175 family protein: MTIHFEIPSEIEDQVRSREIDLNEKAREALLVELYREDQITHGQLGRALGLDAYETDGVLKRYGVGLDLTAEELQEEARSLRLARPE
- a CDS encoding DUF3368 domain-containing protein; its protein translation is MIVVTDATPLRYLVFIGEVGVLPALFGTVFTVPEVLAELGRSTSAPLEPVRRWAADPPAWLRVQAPLRVDESLRRHLDPGEAEAIALAQELGADRILLDETRGRRLAKELAEAERIAGRSSWHVAGTLAVLEEAAVRGLIEIEAVIDTLRGTKYRATESIYQQMIERVRERKNG
- a CDS encoding DUF433 domain-containing protein, producing the protein MPHDVTYEPIGRLIDGLGGGIETTPEICGGEPRIAGTRITVRTLEQYRRQGMTEAQLLDAYPTLRATDLVNAWAFVTAHPETIERLILDAEED